One stretch of Thermanaerosceptrum fracticalcis DNA includes these proteins:
- the hfq gene encoding RNA chaperone Hfq, whose protein sequence is MTKQQINLQDSFLNQVRKDNIPVTVYLVNGFQLKGNVKGFDNFTVILEMEGKQQMVYKHAISTISPFRPVNLSAEHKA, encoded by the coding sequence ATGACAAAACAACAAATAAACCTGCAGGATTCATTTTTAAATCAGGTCAGAAAAGACAACATCCCCGTGACAGTCTACCTTGTTAACGGTTTTCAATTAAAAGGCAATGTTAAAGGCTTCGATAATTTTACCGTTATTCTTGAAATGGAAGGCAAGCAGCAAATGGTCTATAAACATGCCATTTCTACCATCTCACCCTTCCGGCCCGTCAATCTATCCGCGGAACATAAAGCCTAG
- the miaA gene encoding tRNA (adenosine(37)-N6)-dimethylallyltransferase MiaA — translation MKNQNFGNNRKGEHYLLPVIVIVGPTAVGKSKLGVEVAFQLKGEIISGDSMQVYRGMDIGTAKIKPEEMKGIPHYLIDIKNPDESFSVAEFQKLAEEHISLIRAKNKFPMIVGGTGLYIQSVIDPYEFTEQKDITEQRKKFYTLAETYGKEYLHNLLKEIDPDSAKKIHPNDLKRVTRALEYFAETGRPISRNKSAFLKNKQKYNTFFIGLTMERSILYQRINQRVDQMIEEGLVEEVRELLAKGYSPELPALQGIGYRQIIGYLKNEYDLDHAVYLIKRDTRHFAKRQLTWFRRDPRINWFNVDPQKNIEELIPEIVSLFSRTIHNDVE, via the coding sequence GTGAAAAACCAAAACTTTGGTAACAATAGGAAAGGGGAGCATTACTTGTTACCCGTCATCGTGATTGTAGGACCTACAGCTGTGGGCAAGTCTAAACTTGGTGTGGAAGTGGCCTTTCAATTAAAAGGGGAAATCATTTCCGGGGATTCTATGCAGGTATACCGCGGTATGGATATAGGTACAGCCAAAATAAAACCTGAAGAGATGAAAGGTATTCCCCATTATCTCATCGATATTAAAAATCCTGATGAATCCTTTAGTGTTGCTGAATTTCAAAAACTGGCCGAAGAACATATCAGTCTTATCAGGGCCAAAAATAAGTTTCCCATGATTGTAGGTGGCACAGGGCTCTACATCCAGTCGGTAATAGACCCCTATGAATTCACGGAACAAAAGGATATTACAGAACAACGTAAGAAATTTTACACATTGGCTGAAACCTATGGTAAAGAATACCTTCATAACTTACTGAAAGAGATAGATCCGGACTCAGCGAAAAAAATCCATCCCAATGACCTTAAGCGGGTTACCAGGGCGTTGGAATATTTTGCAGAAACGGGAAGGCCCATTTCCCGGAATAAAAGTGCTTTCCTTAAAAATAAACAAAAATACAATACATTTTTTATCGGTCTAACCATGGAGCGCTCCATACTTTATCAAAGAATTAACCAGAGAGTAGACCAGATGATAGAGGAGGGATTAGTCGAGGAGGTTCGTGAACTGCTGGCCAAAGGATATTCCCCGGAACTTCCGGCACTGCAAGGGATAGGCTACCGGCAGATTATTGGGTATCTGAAAAACGAATATGATTTAGACCACGCCGTATACCTCATCAAAAGGGACACACGTCACTTCGCCAAGCGGCAGTTAACCTGGTTTCGCCGGGATCCCCGCATTAACTGGTTTAATGTTGATCCCCAAAAGAATATTGAAGAATTAATTCCCGAAATAGTTTCTTTATTTAGCAGGACTATCCATAATGATGTAGAATAG
- a CDS encoding class I SAM-dependent methyltransferase → MKIAEELDIPYIPRAKNSLQKLKEIYELDYLLVVEQNQVILKGKEVLFWHPSMAVPRLKALREGKNDPMLEAMKLKPGYHVLDCTLGLGSDALVSAYGVGSEGHVTGLESSKYIAFITRWGLENFNGQNTHVKALLSRITVINQRYEEYLKNQPDDRYEVVYFDPMFRKALHNSPSMNALRPLANHHPLEQGSIHEALRVAKFRVVVKEMAGGLEFLRLSPDYVVGGKYSPIAYGVWEKNE, encoded by the coding sequence GTGAAGATTGCTGAAGAATTAGATATACCATACATACCCCGGGCTAAGAATAGCCTGCAAAAATTAAAAGAGATATATGAGCTGGATTACTTGCTGGTGGTTGAACAAAATCAGGTAATCCTCAAAGGAAAAGAGGTCCTGTTCTGGCATCCCAGTATGGCCGTTCCCCGTTTAAAAGCCTTAAGAGAAGGGAAAAATGACCCCATGTTGGAGGCAATGAAACTAAAGCCAGGCTATCACGTACTGGATTGTACCCTGGGGCTTGGCTCTGATGCTCTGGTGAGCGCCTATGGGGTAGGAAGCGAGGGACACGTCACCGGACTGGAATCCAGTAAATATATTGCTTTTATCACCAGGTGGGGACTTGAGAATTTTAACGGTCAGAACACCCATGTCAAAGCCCTTTTATCCCGAATAACCGTGATTAATCAAAGATATGAAGAATACTTAAAGAACCAGCCCGATGACCGCTATGAGGTAGTATATTTTGACCCCATGTTCCGTAAAGCCCTTCATAACTCACCATCCATGAATGCTTTACGGCCCCTAGCCAATCATCATCCCCTGGAGCAAGGGTCTATTCATGAGGCGTTACGTGTGGCAAAATTCCGGGTGGTCGTCAAGGAAATGGCAGGCGGCTTAGAATTCTTAAGGCTTAGCCCTGATTATGTTGTCGGCGGTAAATATAGTCCCATTGCTTATGGTGTTTGGGAAAAGAATGAGTGA